Proteins from a single region of Platichthys flesus chromosome 16, fPlaFle2.1, whole genome shotgun sequence:
- the tnfsf14 gene encoding tumor necrosis factor ligand superfamily member 14, translating to MVRHENPNVYVVDSHANRPPIPSRLGQRQRRAGVAQTLLILLVSVALCGMTIEACFIYRLYFLQHAASASSSKLTGDEDVTSTTESPSYEILPSKPVAHLTGGSDVVHGHEIMAWSMIAEPILYGMVYSDRSLIIQKEGFYYVYSKVFFMEEDKFYHSVEKNTDKYPGKSITLQRSRKYTLKKSKGRSNSYLGGVFHLCKDDALFVKVSSTAKIQQNKSYENVFGAFMI from the exons ATGGTCCGACACGAGAATCCCAATGTGTACGTGGTGGACAGCCATGCCAACCGGCCTCCTATACCGTCCAGGCTGGGCCAGAGGCAGCGGCGAGCCGGGGTGGCGCAGACCCTGCTGATCCTGCTGGTGAGCGTGGCGTTGTGTGGCATGACCATCGAAGCCTGCTTCATCTACCGCCTCTACTTTCTCCAACAT GCTGCCTCAGCGTCGTCCTCCAAGCTCACTGGAG ATGAAGATGTTACTTCCACCACTGAATCGCCCAGTTATGAAATTCTTCCCTCCAAACCAGTTGCACATCTGACAG GTGGTAGCGATGTAGTTCATGGACACGAGATCATGGCATGGAGCATGATTGCAGAGCCCATCCTCTATGGAATGGTCTACAGTGATAGAAGCCTCATCATTCAGAAGGAGGGTTTTTACTATGTATATTCAAAGGTTTTCTTCATGGAGGAGGACAAATTTTACCACTCTGTCGAGAAGAATACTGATAAGTATCCTGGGAAAAGTATAACCCTCCAGAGGTCCAGGAAATACACCTTGAAAAAGAGCAAAGGACGATCCAACAGTTACCTGGGCGGAGTGTTCCACCTTTGCAAAGACGATGCTCTGTTCGTGAAAGTCAGCAGCACCGCGAAAATCCAGCAAAACAAATCCTATGAGAACGTCTTTGGTGcatttatgatttaa
- the LOC133971125 gene encoding transmembrane emp24 domain-containing protein 1-like — MQCDRRRMSVSARLCLLACFTLTGHLTLALGSSQDVELTFLLPAGSTECFYQTTASNDTMEVEYQVIAGSGLNVGFALISPSGHRLVSDFRQSEGIHTTTPTENGDYQLCFDNSFSKMSVKIVFFGVSVSHSGGSGGRVEWVDMAATDSLVEYKLEDIRATMDSVYQRLERTRQVQASLRAFEARDRFLLEDNLWRVSFWSSLNLLVMLTVAATQIYTLQRLFDSNKRTCT; from the exons ATGCAGTGCGACCGGAGGAGGATGAGTGTGTCTGCACGGCTCTGTTTGCTGGCGTGTTTCACTCTGACCGGACACTTGACTTTGGCTCTGGGGTCAAGTCAGGACGTGGAGTTGACGTTTCTGTTACCCGCCGGCAGCACCGAGTGTTTCTACCAAACCACCGCGAGTAACGACACCATGGAAGTTGAATATCAG GTGATAGCCGGGTCCGGTCTGAACGTTGGTTTTGCCCTCATCTCACCCAGCGGACACCGGCTGGTCTCTGACTTCAGGCAATCTGAAGGAATCCACAC GACGACTCCCACAGAGAATGGAGATTACCAGCTGTGTTTCGACAATAGCTTCAGTAAAATGTCGGTGAAGATTGTGTTCTTTGGGGTGAGCGTCAGCCACAGCGGAGGAAGTGGAGGCCGAGTGGAGTGGGTGGACATGGCGGCGACTGACAGCCTGGTGGAGTACAAACTGGAGGACATCAGG gCGACGATGGACTCCGTGTACCAGCGACTGGAGAGGACCCGGCAGGTCCAGGCCTCGCTGCGGGCCTTCGAGGCGAGGGACCGCTTCCTGCTGGAGGACAACCTGTGGCGGGTGTCCTTCTGGTCCAGCCTCAACCTGCTCGTCATGCTCACCGTTGCCGCCACTCAAATCTACACCCTGCAGCGTCTCTTCGACAGCAACAAGCGGACGTGCACCTAG